A single Lynx canadensis isolate LIC74 chromosome D2, mLynCan4.pri.v2, whole genome shotgun sequence DNA region contains:
- the MRLN gene encoding myoregulin isoform X1: protein MHFVLAKAYGEKTKEPCYLPLPGIKSGSKSSLDMTCKNWILMSTTPPTSLEDEIVGRLLKILFVIFVDFMSIIYVVITS, encoded by the exons ATGCACTTTGTTCTAGCAAAAGCTTACGGAGAGAAAACCAAGGAGCCGTGTTATCTACCACTACCCGGGATTAAGTCAG gGAGCAAGAGCAGCCTGGATATGACGTGTAAAAACTGGATATTAATGTCTACTACTCCTCCCACAAGTCTGGAGGATGAAATTGTTGGAAGActcctaaaaattttatttgttatcttTGTTGACTTTATGTCTATTATATATGTTGTTATAACTTCCTAG
- the MRLN gene encoding myoregulin isoform X2: protein MEEGSKSSLDMTCKNWILMSTTPPTSLEDEIVGRLLKILFVIFVDFMSIIYVVITS from the exons ATGGAAGAAG gGAGCAAGAGCAGCCTGGATATGACGTGTAAAAACTGGATATTAATGTCTACTACTCCTCCCACAAGTCTGGAGGATGAAATTGTTGGAAGActcctaaaaattttatttgttatcttTGTTGACTTTATGTCTATTATATATGTTGTTATAACTTCCTAG